A portion of the Lolium rigidum isolate FL_2022 chromosome 1, APGP_CSIRO_Lrig_0.1, whole genome shotgun sequence genome contains these proteins:
- the LOC124666062 gene encoding uncharacterized protein LOC124666062, with amino-acid sequence MEFQYRAGDARARSPSRSTGAAATSANSESAATRVRDDYGGDRSGYDGESSEALAPRPASDQDELRRQAAKERIRERILREEAETLALEAEVRRELIEELRSQLARSAGASAKGSEAKATPAAHPPSLKTQIPREVGSKPDMPAALPAKRKIHHVPAASNVSAATSSKKLKPDLTCTVCSITATSETAMQEHLKGKSHGRRTAKLALPLTGAGQHEVSSKINGSAAWPAEGENPNMAVAPTVFAATSSNEQKSDLTCTVCGITSTSQKAMQDHLEGKLHRKKAAMLPQPMPKEDVASLKPNASAAALNGIMATGEKGMQDHFKGKDHMSKAAALAQPPREESAEHGCQEEAEEEGAYMPKIYSIGTGSGNSCEVVQMSGFLLCEVCNVKVANLVTMACHVRGRKHISKAKQKEDQGRAMEVNGVRRVDGFLLCELCDVKTESETVMRTHLSGKKHTSKQKAAVDAGACGKTVLAQEITNGDVALGASVDITVTPGQQPNQAAGAAAAVVGDSSKMEVVPSATPREDGAAPVCASFSVAPMEVDEYTEAGDRTAKAEEEKLDAEEEEAVETNGIAAVSANEFKIQVEGKLCIVLQQADGSFSCGLCNLHGCSKYGMADHLYTPEHLDRARLSEQKEEQATKAAPAGVSNDSDGVVIPFADGAAQVEN; translated from the exons ATGGAGTTTCAGTACCGCGCAGGCGACGCCCGCGCACGCAGCCCGTCGAGGTCGACGGGGGCTGCGGCTACGTCGGCGAACTCCGAGTCCGCTG CCACGCGTGTCCGAGATGACTACGGCGGTGATCGCTCCGGGTACGACGGGGAGAGTTCCGAGGCCTTGGCGCCGCGGCCGGCGTCTGACCAGGACGAGCTGCGGCGCCAGGCGGCCAAGGAGAGGATACGGGAGCGGATCCTGCGGGAGGAGGCTGAAACGTTGGCGCTCGAGGCGGAGGTCCGGCGCGAGCTTATAGAGGAGCTGCGATCTCAGCTCGCGCGGTCGGCGGGCGCTTCCGCCAAAGGGTCGGAAGCCAAGGCCACGCCCGCGGCCCACCCGCCATCGCTGAAAACGCAGATTCCACGCGAG GTCGGATCGAAACCAGATATGCCAGCAGCCTTGCCAGCCAAGCGGAAAATTCATCATGTCCCTGCTGCATCCAATGTTTCGGCGGCAACAAGCAGCAAGAAGCTGAAGCCGGATTTGACTTGCACGGTGTGCAGCATCACGGCAACCAGTGAGACTGCCATGCAAGAGCACCTAAAAGGGAAGAGCCACGGGAGGAGGACCGCTAAGCTTGCGCTGCCACTGACTGGAGCAGGTCAACATGAG GTTAGTTCAAAGATAAATGGATCGGCAGCCTGGCCAGCCGAGGGGGAAAACCCTAACATGGCCGTCGCTCCGACGGTTTTTGCTGCCACGAGCAGCAACGAGCAGAAGTCAGACTTGACTTGCACGGTGTGCGGCATCACATCAACCAGTCAGAAGGCCATGCAAGATCACCTCGAAGGGAAACTCCACAGGAAGAAGGCCGCGATGCTCCCGCAGCCAATGCCGAAGGAGGACGTG GCCAGCCTGAAACCAAATGCATCAGCAGCAGCTCTAAATGGCATCATGGCGACGGGAGAGAAGGGCATGCAAGATCACTTCAAAGGGAAGGATCACATGAGCAAGGCCGCAGCGCTTGCGCAGCCGCCGCGGGAGGAGTCCGCAGAGCACGGCTGCcaggaagaggcagaggaggaaggtgCCTACATGCCGAAGATATACAGCATTGGGACCGGCTCTGGGAATTCGTGCGAGGTAGTGCAGATGAGCGGGTTCCTGCTCTGCGAGGTGTGCAACGTGAAGGTCGCCAACCTTGTCACGATGGCGTGCCACGTCCGGGGGCGCAAGCACATCTCCAAGGCCAAGCAGAAGGAAGATCAGGGCCGAGCTATGGAGGTCAATGGCGTGCGCCGAGTGGACGGCTTCCTGCTGTGCGAGCTCTGCGACGTGAAGACAGAGTCGGAGACTGTCATGCGGACTCACTTGTCCGGTAAGAAGCACACCAGCAAACAGAAGGCCGCCGTTGACGCCGGTGCATGTGGAAAAACTGTGCTAGCACAGGAGATAACAAATGGGGATGTGGCTTTGGGAGCCAGCGTCGACATAACCGTGACTCCAGGACAGCAGCCGAATCAGGctgcgggcgccgccgccgccgtggtcgGCGACTCCAGCAAGATGGAGGTAGTGCCATCGGCAACGCCTCGAGAGGATGGGGCCGCCCCGGTTTGTGCCAGTTTCTCCGTGGCGCCCATGGAAGTAGATGAATATACAGAGGCTGGAGATCGTACTGCCAAAGCTGAAGAAGAGAAACTGGATGCCGAAGAAGAGGAAGCTGTTGAGACCAATGGCATCGCCGCCGTGTCTGCCAACGAGTTTAAGATCCAGGTGGAGGGCAAGTTGTGCATCGTGCTGCAGCAGGCGGATGGAAGTTTCTCGTGCGGGCTGTGCAACCTGCATGGCTGCAGCAAGTACGGCATGGCGGATCACCTCTACACGCCGGAGCACTTGGACAGAGCCCGTCTCTCCGAGCAGAAGGAGGAGCAGGCAACGAAGGCAGCGCCGGCGGGGGTGAGCAACGACAGCGATGGTGTAGTCATCCCGTTCGCTGATGGAGCGGCTCAGGTAGAGAACTGA
- the LOC124703091 gene encoding uncharacterized protein LOC124703091 — MPPKVSKRWVPVNRPAGTSPVAGKKPNEVPPKVSKRWVPVNQEAGMSPVAGKPSREVTPKVSQRQVPVDQAAGLSPIAVKPSNEMPPKVLKRWMPVNRSAGMLHESGNPSNEMPLKVSKQWVPVNQPSPVGTSRGAGEPADRLSDLPDVLLHHIMSFLKAWEMARMSKLSRRWRNLWASAPCIDIRVGDHDRPPEDLAKFVHRLLLTRDVLTPVDTLRLRSLGEDDFYETYNNGHVKRWIRSAIKRNARVIQLNGHLSKYIELDHKDFVSSHLKILKLSYTKLDDEVMKQLSSHCPLEELYLKSCVIDVREVLSFSLKSLTMVKCKFTMNLLVDASNLMFLRCIKPEKWVPVFKNSGSLVTGSIMLDDSLLSREFQKYHEDDDEFPQTSDEDESNDNRNVMCDGKNSDGSHNEGFLDSILYSGFGNDFYDGYSDNIYDDYSDDIKDNYDYGSDINSDDDTYEYSEIANDSEDYFGNCSGGLSFSKGGNNSGHSANYGFNDYKTLGGQNIIHSLLNARSIELLGHSGEVVLRRESISFPTFINLKTLSLGEWCISRGADFYLLIHLLQHAPNLEKLFLQLEMNFDIQKALGRCIKPSGGSFDCKHLRMVKIKCTKDDPRVHMLAQLFRANGLPLEKIYVRRSGSFNLRMLKLNREITLGDMRDFG, encoded by the exons atgccccCAAAGGTATCCAAGCGGTGGGTGCCAGTTAACCGGCCGGCGGGCACGTCTCCCGTTGCAGGCAAGAAACCCAACGAAGTGCCTCCGAAGGTATCCAAGCGATGGGTGCCGGTTAACCAAGAAGCGGGCATGTCTCCCGTTGCAGGGAAGCCATCCAGAGAAGTGACCCCGAAGGTATCCCAGCGGCAGGTTCCGGTTGACCAAGCGGCGGGCTTGTCTCCTATTGCAGTCAAACCATCCAACGAAATGCCCCCGAAAGTATTAAAGCGGTGGATGCCGGTTAACCGGTCCGCGGGGATGTTGCATGAGTCAGGAAACCCATCCAACGAAATGCCCCTGAAGGTATCCAAGCAATGGGTGCCTGTTAACCAACCATCACCAGTGGGGACATCTCGTGGGGCAGGCGAACCGGCCGATAGGCTCAGCGATCTCCCGGATGTGCTCCTGCACCATATCATGTCGTTCTTGAAGGCATGGGAGATGGCCCGCATGTCCAAGCTCTCGCGGAGGTGGCGCAACCTCTGGGCTTCTGCGCCCTGCATTGACATCCGCGTTGGAGACCATGATAGACCACCAGAGGACTTAGCCAAGTTTGTTCATCGGTTGCTGCTCACCAGGGACGTGCTCACGCCAGTGGACACGCTCCGTCTGCGCTCGCTTGGTGAGGATGATTTCTATGAGACTTATAACAATGGCCATGTCAAGAGGTGGATCCGTAGTGCTATCAAGCGAAATGCTCGTGTTATTCAGCTTAATGGGCATCTCAGCAAGTACATAGAGCTGGATCACAAAGACTTTGTCTCTAGCCACCTCAAAATCTTGAAACTGTCATACACCAAGCTGGATGATGAAGTCATGAAGCAGCTCTCTTCTCACTGCCCTTTGGAAGAACTATATCTCAAGAGCTGTGTGATTGATGTCCGTGAGGTTTTATCCTTCTCTCTGAAGAGTTTGACCATGGTTAAATGCAAGTTCACTATGAACCTCTTGGTGGATGCTTCAAACCTCATGTTCCTACGGTGCATCAAACCAGAGAAGTGGGTTCCCGTATTCAAGAACTCTGGGTCTCTTGTCACAGGCAGCATCATGCTTGATGACTCTTTACTGAGTCGTGAATTTCAAAAGTaccatgaggatgatgatgaattcCCTCAGACAAGCGATGAAGATGAAAGCAATGATAATAGAAATGTCATGTGTGATGGTAAAAATTCTGATGGCAGTCACAATGAGGGCTTTCTTGATAGTATTCTTTATAGCGGCTTTGGTAACGATTTTTATGATGGCTATTCTGACAATATTTACGATGACTATTCCGATGACATCAAAGACAATTATGATTATGGAAGTGATATCAATAGCGATGACGATACATACGAATATAGCGAAATTGCAAATGACTCTGAAGATTATTTTGGAAACTGTTCCGGTGGCCTCAGTTTCAGTAAAGGTGGCAACAATTCTGGCcacagtgcaaactatgggtttaATGATTATAAAACGTTAGGTGGCCAAAATATTATTCACAGCCTTTTAAACGCCAGAAGCATAGAGCTGCTAGGTCATTCAGGAGAG GTCGTTTTGAGAAGGGAATCAATAAGTTTCCCAACATTTATCAACTTGAAGACATTGTCCCTTGGTGAATGGTGTATCAGTAGGGGTGCTGATTTTTACCTACTAATTCACTTACTTCAGCATGCACCTAATCTGGAGAAACTATTTCTTCAACTTGAAATG AATTTTGACATCCAAAAAGCATTGGGAAGATGTATTAAACCAAGCGGAGGGTCATTTGATTGTAAACACCTTagaatggtgaagatcaaatgcacCAAGGATGATCCTAGAGTACATATGCTGGCACAGCTGTTTAGGGCTAATGGCTTGCCCCTTGAGAAGATTTACGTGCGTAGGAGTGGGAGCTTCA ATCTTCGTATGCTAAAGCTAAACAGGGAAATTACCTTGGGCGATATGCGTGACTTTGGGTAA